A genomic region of Brienomyrus brachyistius isolate T26 chromosome 6, BBRACH_0.4, whole genome shotgun sequence contains the following coding sequences:
- the hipk1a gene encoding homeodomain-interacting protein kinase 1 isoform X5, translating to MASQPQVFSSPSVSSSAFSCVKKLKVENCLWDVTSQSGGSRGQIVVRAADSTGSLPGPSSSSSSSSTSSSSSSCRVNEAASSKSHGVYQRQHNLKRKNEEVDSSDSVQILEELSAPALSHRVGGDGTTVQSIAHSTSTTKSSNSHSEGDYQLVQHEILCSMSNSYEVLEFLGRGTFGQVAKCWKRGTNEIVAIKILKNHPSYARQGQIEVSILSLLSTENADEFNFVRSLECFQHKNHTCLVFEMLEQNLYDFLKQSKFSPLPLKSIRPVLQQVATALTKLKSLGLIHADLKPENIMLVDPVRQPFRVKVIDFGSASYVSKAVCSTYLQSRYYRAPEIILGLPFCEAIDMWSLGCVIAELFLGWPLYPGASEYDQIRYISQTQGLPAEYLLSAGTKTSRFFNRGPDSSYPLWRLKTPAEHEAEMGIKSKEARKYIFNCLDDMMQVNMTNLEGTDMLAEKADRREFIDLLKKMLTLDADKRITPMKTLSHSFVTMTHLLHFPHSSHVKSCFQNMEICKRRCTAFDNGKNLFSSNSTPGAATNLTVTFSSQLNQHNQVASAGGPSLSLSSNVPLLNYQPALYQQATINIPGFTQQSVPLPARPPQLCAQPEPFQQTLIVCPPTIQGLQSSSKHSSFPVRMDNTVPMVAQNQSSQPLQIQPGMLAQGSCTPLMVATLHPHMAAVAPQYSVPLALGCGAGRPALLEQTATMLQAWPAGTQQILIPSTWQQMPGVALHNPSQSVITDSPLGALLSDSSTQQVPNWRGCHGGQHNSVPQHTSILGGHLGSSQSLNMGASNARTQQGGQLGPRARVRHSDSRIRPKSLLQPSAHVVQNSPLLNSPAYNAVLSQPIIISDTPSPAVSIITIHSDTEDEDDRKFPTVSCGAPQRSNVISCVTVHDSQDSDSSTSSPLSPRHLPSFVETSNPLPRSLAIMVPPVKAQPGENAVSGQPLNACSKLKKGAVHQPCGAGISSTSRHHQAIASRSQPLNLTQVQPSAITSQDRTAGGSLRRQPAYHAAASSHSSFSLQEAPIFSSAPSFYAYPASAALASVSQAVDQLHNSSAAASSSSSSGRHVGGSYSSSYSLLPKNGAVARAQYQHQFPGQPYARSAAGQAGYQLGHRKLDRQYLYL from the exons ATGGCCTCCCAACCTCAGGTCTTTTCATCCCCTTCAGTGTCCTCCAGTGCCTTTTCCTGTGTGAAAAAGCTGAAGGTGGAGAACTGTTTATGGGATGTAACAAGCCAATCGG GGGGCTCCCGTGGGCAGATTGTGGTTCGTGCCGCGGACAGCACAGGCAGTCTTCCGGGgccctcctcgtcctcctcttcctcctccacctcctcctcctcctcgagcTGCCGCGTGAATGAAGCCGCCTCCTCCAAGTCTCACGGTGTCTACCAGAGGCAGCACAAtctgaaacgcaaaaatgaaGAGGTCGACAGCAGCGACAGCGTCCAGATTCTGGAAGAGCTCTCTGCCCCCGCGCTCTCCCACCGGGTCGGGGGCGATGGAACTACTGTCCAGTCTATTGCTCATTCCACCTCCACCACTAAGAGTAGCAACTCCCACAGCGAAGGGGACTACCAACTGGTACAGCATGAGATCCTTTGCTCCATGTCCAACAGCTATGAGGTTCTGGAGTTTCTAGGCCGGGGAACGTTTGGGCAGGTGGCCAAGTGTTGGAAGCGTGGCACTAATGAGATTGTGGCAATTAAGATCCTGAAAAACCATCCATCGTACGCCCGCCAGGGGCAAATCGAG GTGAGCATCCTGAGCCTGCTAAGCACGGAGAATGCAGACGAGTTCAATTTTGTGCGGTCGCTTGAGTGCTTCCAACACAAGAACCACACTTGTCTGGTGTTTGAGATGCTGGAGCAGAACCTCTACGACTTCTTGAAGCAAAGCAAGTTCAGTCCGCTGCCTCTGAAGTCCATCCGGCCcgtgctgcagcaggtggccacTGCTCTCACTAAGCTGAAGAGCCTGGGCCTCATCCATGCTGACCTCAAGCCTGAGAACATCATGCTGGTGGACCCCGTCCGCCAGCCCTTCCGTGTCAAGGTCATCGATTTTGGCTCCGCCAGTTACGTCTCAAAGGCAGTTTGCTCCACCTACCTTCAGTCGCGCTATTACCG GGCCCCTGAGATCATCCTAGGGCTTCCTTTCTGTGAGGCCATCGACATGTGGTCCCTGGGGTGCGTTATAGCTGAGCTCTTCCTCGGATGGCCGTTGTACCCCGGAGCTTCCGAATATGACCAG ATTCGTTACATCTCCCAGACCCAAGGGTTGCCGGCTGAGTACCTTCTGAGTGCAGGAACCAAAACCAGCCGCTTCTTCAACAGAGGCCCTGATTCCAGCTACCCCCTCTGGAGACTGAAA ACACCTGCAGAACATGAGGCAGAAATGGGCATAAAGTCGAAGGAGGCTCGCAAATACATCTTTAACTGCCTAGACGACATGATGCAG GTGAACATGACCAATCTGGAAGGGACTGACATGCTGGCAGAGAAGGCTGATAGGAGGGAATTTATTGACCTGCTGAAGAAGATGCTGACCCTGGATGCAGACAAACGAATCACCCCCATGAAGACCCTGAGCCACTCCTTCGTCACCATGACCCACTTGCTCCATTTTCCACACAGCTCACA TGTGAAGTCCTGTTTCCAGAACATGGAGATATGTAAGCGCCGGTGCACTGCCTTTGACAACGGGAAGAACCTCTTCTCTAGCAACAGCACGCCTGGGGCAGCCACTAACCTCACAGTTACCTTCAGCAGTCAGCTCAACCAGCACAATCAG GTGGCTTCTGCTGGTGGTCCATCTCTTTCTTTGAGCAGCAACGTCCCACTGCTCAACTACCAGCCTGCTCTCTACCAGCAGGCCACCATCAACATCCCAGGCTTCACCCAGCAGAGTGTCCCGCTGCCAGCCCGGCCTCCCCAGCTGTGTGCCCAACCCGAGCCCTTCCAGCAGACGCTCATCGTGTGCCCTCCTACCATCCAAG GGCTGCAGTCCTCCAGTAAGCACTCCAGTTTTCCGGTGAGGATGGACAACACTGTGCCTATGGTCGCCCAGAACCAATCCAGCCAACCTCTACAGATTCAGCCAGGCATGCTCGCACAG GGCTCCTGCACCCCATTGATGGTGGCCACACTCCACCCCCATATGGCAGCAGTGGCTCCCCAGTACTCGGTCCCCCTGGCGCTGGGCTGTGGGGCCGGAAGGCCTGCCCTCTTGGAGCAGACTGCCACCATGCTG CAGGCATGGCCGGCTGGCACTCAGCAGATACTCATCCCGTCCACCTGGCAGCAGATGCCCGGTGTGGCCCTCCACAATCCCTCGCAGTCAGTCATCACTGACTCGCCACTAGGGGCGCTGCTCTCCGACAGCTCCACCCAGCAAGTCCCCAACTGGAG GGGCTGTCACGGCGGGCAGCACAACAGCGTCCCACAGCACACCTCCATTCTGGGTGGTCACCTGGGCTCCTCTCAGTCTCTCAACATGGGCGCAAGCAATGCAAGGACACAGCAAGGCGGGCAGCTGGGGCCCAGGGCCAGAGTGCGGCACTCTGACAGCAGAATAAG GCCGAAGtctctgctgcagcccagtgccCATGTCGTGCAGAACAGCCCGCTACTGAACTCGCCAGCTTACAACGCCGTCCTCTCTCAGCCAATCATCATCTCCGACACTCCGAGCCCTGCCGTCAGCATCATCACAATCCACAGTGACACGGAGGATGAGGACGATCGGAAGTTTCCCACAGTCAG CTGTGGGGCCCCCCAACGGTCCAACGTTATCAGCTGCGTAACCGTCCATGACTCCCAGGACTCGGACTcctccaccagcagcccgctcAGCCCCAGGCACCTGCCCAGCTTCGTGGAGACGTCCAACCCCTTGCCTCGCTCCCTGGCCATCATGGTGCCCCCCGTTAAGGCCCAGCCTGGAGAGAATGCTGTGTCAG GACAGCCTCTAAATGCCTGCAGTAAGCTGAAAAAGGGGGCCGTTCATCAGCCTTGCGGTGCTGGGATCTCGAGCACCAGTCGGCACCACCAGGCCATCGCCAGCCGCTCCCAGCCGCTCAACCTGACTCAG GTTCAACCATCTGCCATAACATCTCAAGACAGGACGGCTGGTGGGTCCCTGCGCCGGCAGCCCGCCTACCATGCTGCTGCCTCCTCCCATTCCTCTTTCAGCCTGCAGGAGGCGCCCATTTTCAGCTCGGCTCCCAGCTTCTACGCTTACCCCGCTTCTGCAGCCTTGGCTTCCGTCTCCCAGGCAGTGGATCAGCTGCACAACTCGTCCGCCGccgcctcttcctcctcttcctccggcCGTCATGTTGGCGGCTCATACTCCTCCTCTTACAGCCTCCTGCCGAAGAACGGAGCAGTGGCCCGGGCTCAGTACCAGCACCAGTTTCCGGGCCAGCCCTATGCCCGCTCGGCTGCTGGCCAGGCCGGCTACCAGCTGGGTCACCGCAAGCTGGACAGACAGTACCTTTACCTATGA
- the hipk1a gene encoding homeodomain-interacting protein kinase 1 isoform X1 encodes MASQPQVFSSPSVSSSAFSCVKKLKVENCLWDVTSQSGESKYYLPSPSQGNAATPTSSGFNTAYGSSNLIPPPAGGSRGQIVVRAADSTGSLPGPSSSSSSSSTSSSSSSCRVNEAASSKSHGVYQRQHNLKRKNEEVDSSDSVQILEELSAPALSHRVGGDGTTVQSIAHSTSTTKSSNSHSEGDYQLVQHEILCSMSNSYEVLEFLGRGTFGQVAKCWKRGTNEIVAIKILKNHPSYARQGQIEVSILSLLSTENADEFNFVRSLECFQHKNHTCLVFEMLEQNLYDFLKQSKFSPLPLKSIRPVLQQVATALTKLKSLGLIHADLKPENIMLVDPVRQPFRVKVIDFGSASYVSKAVCSTYLQSRYYRAPEIILGLPFCEAIDMWSLGCVIAELFLGWPLYPGASEYDQIRYISQTQGLPAEYLLSAGTKTSRFFNRGPDSSYPLWRLKTPAEHEAEMGIKSKEARKYIFNCLDDMMQVNMTNLEGTDMLAEKADRREFIDLLKKMLTLDADKRITPMKTLSHSFVTMTHLLHFPHSSHVKSCFQNMEICKRRCTAFDNGKNLFSSNSTPGAATNLTVTFSSQLNQHNQVASAGGPSLSLSSNVPLLNYQPALYQQATINIPGFTQQSVPLPARPPQLCAQPEPFQQTLIVCPPTIQGLQSSSKHSSFPVRMDNTVPMVAQNQSSQPLQIQPGMLAQGSCTPLMVATLHPHMAAVAPQYSVPLALGCGAGRPALLEQTATMLQAWPAGTQQILIPSTWQQMPGVALHNPSQSVITDSPLGALLSDSSTQQVPNWRGCHGGQHNSVPQHTSILGGHLGSSQSLNMGASNARTQQGGQLGPRARVRHSDSRIRPKSLLQPSAHVVQNSPLLNSPAYNAVLSQPIIISDTPSPAVSIITIHSDTEDEDDRKFPTVSCGAPQRSNVISCVTVHDSQDSDSSTSSPLSPRHLPSFVETSNPLPRSLAIMVPPVKAQPGENAVSGQPLNACSKLKKGAVHQPCGAGISSTSRHHQAIASRSQPLNLTQVQPSAITSQDRTAGGSLRRQPAYHAAASSHSSFSLQEAPIFSSAPSFYAYPASAALASVSQAVDQLHNSSAAASSSSSSGRHVGGSYSSSYSLLPKNGAVARAQYQHQFPGQPYARSAAGQAGYQLGHRKLDRQYLYL; translated from the exons ATGGCCTCCCAACCTCAGGTCTTTTCATCCCCTTCAGTGTCCTCCAGTGCCTTTTCCTGTGTGAAAAAGCTGAAGGTGGAGAACTGTTTATGGGATGTAACAAGCCAATCGGGTGAGAGCAAGTACTACCTGCCCAGCCCCTCTCAGGGAAATGCTGCCACCCCCACATCCTCTGGCTTTAACACTGCATATGGCTCATCGAACCTGATTCCCCCTCCAGCAGGGGGCTCCCGTGGGCAGATTGTGGTTCGTGCCGCGGACAGCACAGGCAGTCTTCCGGGgccctcctcgtcctcctcttcctcctccacctcctcctcctcctcgagcTGCCGCGTGAATGAAGCCGCCTCCTCCAAGTCTCACGGTGTCTACCAGAGGCAGCACAAtctgaaacgcaaaaatgaaGAGGTCGACAGCAGCGACAGCGTCCAGATTCTGGAAGAGCTCTCTGCCCCCGCGCTCTCCCACCGGGTCGGGGGCGATGGAACTACTGTCCAGTCTATTGCTCATTCCACCTCCACCACTAAGAGTAGCAACTCCCACAGCGAAGGGGACTACCAACTGGTACAGCATGAGATCCTTTGCTCCATGTCCAACAGCTATGAGGTTCTGGAGTTTCTAGGCCGGGGAACGTTTGGGCAGGTGGCCAAGTGTTGGAAGCGTGGCACTAATGAGATTGTGGCAATTAAGATCCTGAAAAACCATCCATCGTACGCCCGCCAGGGGCAAATCGAG GTGAGCATCCTGAGCCTGCTAAGCACGGAGAATGCAGACGAGTTCAATTTTGTGCGGTCGCTTGAGTGCTTCCAACACAAGAACCACACTTGTCTGGTGTTTGAGATGCTGGAGCAGAACCTCTACGACTTCTTGAAGCAAAGCAAGTTCAGTCCGCTGCCTCTGAAGTCCATCCGGCCcgtgctgcagcaggtggccacTGCTCTCACTAAGCTGAAGAGCCTGGGCCTCATCCATGCTGACCTCAAGCCTGAGAACATCATGCTGGTGGACCCCGTCCGCCAGCCCTTCCGTGTCAAGGTCATCGATTTTGGCTCCGCCAGTTACGTCTCAAAGGCAGTTTGCTCCACCTACCTTCAGTCGCGCTATTACCG GGCCCCTGAGATCATCCTAGGGCTTCCTTTCTGTGAGGCCATCGACATGTGGTCCCTGGGGTGCGTTATAGCTGAGCTCTTCCTCGGATGGCCGTTGTACCCCGGAGCTTCCGAATATGACCAG ATTCGTTACATCTCCCAGACCCAAGGGTTGCCGGCTGAGTACCTTCTGAGTGCAGGAACCAAAACCAGCCGCTTCTTCAACAGAGGCCCTGATTCCAGCTACCCCCTCTGGAGACTGAAA ACACCTGCAGAACATGAGGCAGAAATGGGCATAAAGTCGAAGGAGGCTCGCAAATACATCTTTAACTGCCTAGACGACATGATGCAG GTGAACATGACCAATCTGGAAGGGACTGACATGCTGGCAGAGAAGGCTGATAGGAGGGAATTTATTGACCTGCTGAAGAAGATGCTGACCCTGGATGCAGACAAACGAATCACCCCCATGAAGACCCTGAGCCACTCCTTCGTCACCATGACCCACTTGCTCCATTTTCCACACAGCTCACA TGTGAAGTCCTGTTTCCAGAACATGGAGATATGTAAGCGCCGGTGCACTGCCTTTGACAACGGGAAGAACCTCTTCTCTAGCAACAGCACGCCTGGGGCAGCCACTAACCTCACAGTTACCTTCAGCAGTCAGCTCAACCAGCACAATCAG GTGGCTTCTGCTGGTGGTCCATCTCTTTCTTTGAGCAGCAACGTCCCACTGCTCAACTACCAGCCTGCTCTCTACCAGCAGGCCACCATCAACATCCCAGGCTTCACCCAGCAGAGTGTCCCGCTGCCAGCCCGGCCTCCCCAGCTGTGTGCCCAACCCGAGCCCTTCCAGCAGACGCTCATCGTGTGCCCTCCTACCATCCAAG GGCTGCAGTCCTCCAGTAAGCACTCCAGTTTTCCGGTGAGGATGGACAACACTGTGCCTATGGTCGCCCAGAACCAATCCAGCCAACCTCTACAGATTCAGCCAGGCATGCTCGCACAG GGCTCCTGCACCCCATTGATGGTGGCCACACTCCACCCCCATATGGCAGCAGTGGCTCCCCAGTACTCGGTCCCCCTGGCGCTGGGCTGTGGGGCCGGAAGGCCTGCCCTCTTGGAGCAGACTGCCACCATGCTG CAGGCATGGCCGGCTGGCACTCAGCAGATACTCATCCCGTCCACCTGGCAGCAGATGCCCGGTGTGGCCCTCCACAATCCCTCGCAGTCAGTCATCACTGACTCGCCACTAGGGGCGCTGCTCTCCGACAGCTCCACCCAGCAAGTCCCCAACTGGAG GGGCTGTCACGGCGGGCAGCACAACAGCGTCCCACAGCACACCTCCATTCTGGGTGGTCACCTGGGCTCCTCTCAGTCTCTCAACATGGGCGCAAGCAATGCAAGGACACAGCAAGGCGGGCAGCTGGGGCCCAGGGCCAGAGTGCGGCACTCTGACAGCAGAATAAG GCCGAAGtctctgctgcagcccagtgccCATGTCGTGCAGAACAGCCCGCTACTGAACTCGCCAGCTTACAACGCCGTCCTCTCTCAGCCAATCATCATCTCCGACACTCCGAGCCCTGCCGTCAGCATCATCACAATCCACAGTGACACGGAGGATGAGGACGATCGGAAGTTTCCCACAGTCAG CTGTGGGGCCCCCCAACGGTCCAACGTTATCAGCTGCGTAACCGTCCATGACTCCCAGGACTCGGACTcctccaccagcagcccgctcAGCCCCAGGCACCTGCCCAGCTTCGTGGAGACGTCCAACCCCTTGCCTCGCTCCCTGGCCATCATGGTGCCCCCCGTTAAGGCCCAGCCTGGAGAGAATGCTGTGTCAG GACAGCCTCTAAATGCCTGCAGTAAGCTGAAAAAGGGGGCCGTTCATCAGCCTTGCGGTGCTGGGATCTCGAGCACCAGTCGGCACCACCAGGCCATCGCCAGCCGCTCCCAGCCGCTCAACCTGACTCAG GTTCAACCATCTGCCATAACATCTCAAGACAGGACGGCTGGTGGGTCCCTGCGCCGGCAGCCCGCCTACCATGCTGCTGCCTCCTCCCATTCCTCTTTCAGCCTGCAGGAGGCGCCCATTTTCAGCTCGGCTCCCAGCTTCTACGCTTACCCCGCTTCTGCAGCCTTGGCTTCCGTCTCCCAGGCAGTGGATCAGCTGCACAACTCGTCCGCCGccgcctcttcctcctcttcctccggcCGTCATGTTGGCGGCTCATACTCCTCCTCTTACAGCCTCCTGCCGAAGAACGGAGCAGTGGCCCGGGCTCAGTACCAGCACCAGTTTCCGGGCCAGCCCTATGCCCGCTCGGCTGCTGGCCAGGCCGGCTACCAGCTGGGTCACCGCAAGCTGGACAGACAGTACCTTTACCTATGA
- the hipk1a gene encoding homeodomain-interacting protein kinase 1 isoform X3: MASQPQVFSSPSVSSSAFSCVKKLKVENCLWDVTSQSGESKYYLPSPSQGNAATPTSSGFNTAYGSSNLIPPPAGGSRGQIVVRAADSTGSLPGPSSSSSSSSTSSSSSSCRVNEAASSKSHGVYQRQHNLKRKNEEVDSSDSVQILEELSAPALSHRVGGDGTTVQSIAHSTSTTKSSNSHSEGDYQLVQHEILCSMSNSYEVLEFLGRGTFGQVAKCWKRGTNEIVAIKILKNHPSYARQGQIEVSILSLLSTENADEFNFVRSLECFQHKNHTCLVFEMLEQNLYDFLKQSKFSPLPLKSIRPVLQQVATALTKLKSLGLIHADLKPENIMLVDPVRQPFRVKVIDFGSASYVSKAVCSTYLQSRYYRAPEIILGLPFCEAIDMWSLGCVIAELFLGWPLYPGASEYDQIRYISQTQGLPAEYLLSAGTKTSRFFNRGPDSSYPLWRLKTPAEHEAEMGIKSKEARKYIFNCLDDMMQVNMTNLEGTDMLAEKADRREFIDLLKKMLTLDADKRITPMKTLSHSFVTMTHLLHFPHSSHVKSCFQNMEICKRRCTAFDNGKNLFSSNSTPGAATNLTVTFSSQLNQHNQQATINIPGFTQQSVPLPARPPQLCAQPEPFQQTLIVCPPTIQGLQSSSKHSSFPVRMDNTVPMVAQNQSSQPLQIQPGMLAQGSCTPLMVATLHPHMAAVAPQYSVPLALGCGAGRPALLEQTATMLQAWPAGTQQILIPSTWQQMPGVALHNPSQSVITDSPLGALLSDSSTQQVPNWRGCHGGQHNSVPQHTSILGGHLGSSQSLNMGASNARTQQGGQLGPRARVRHSDSRIRPKSLLQPSAHVVQNSPLLNSPAYNAVLSQPIIISDTPSPAVSIITIHSDTEDEDDRKFPTVSCGAPQRSNVISCVTVHDSQDSDSSTSSPLSPRHLPSFVETSNPLPRSLAIMVPPVKAQPGENAVSGQPLNACSKLKKGAVHQPCGAGISSTSRHHQAIASRSQPLNLTQVQPSAITSQDRTAGGSLRRQPAYHAAASSHSSFSLQEAPIFSSAPSFYAYPASAALASVSQAVDQLHNSSAAASSSSSSGRHVGGSYSSSYSLLPKNGAVARAQYQHQFPGQPYARSAAGQAGYQLGHRKLDRQYLYL, translated from the exons ATGGCCTCCCAACCTCAGGTCTTTTCATCCCCTTCAGTGTCCTCCAGTGCCTTTTCCTGTGTGAAAAAGCTGAAGGTGGAGAACTGTTTATGGGATGTAACAAGCCAATCGGGTGAGAGCAAGTACTACCTGCCCAGCCCCTCTCAGGGAAATGCTGCCACCCCCACATCCTCTGGCTTTAACACTGCATATGGCTCATCGAACCTGATTCCCCCTCCAGCAGGGGGCTCCCGTGGGCAGATTGTGGTTCGTGCCGCGGACAGCACAGGCAGTCTTCCGGGgccctcctcgtcctcctcttcctcctccacctcctcctcctcctcgagcTGCCGCGTGAATGAAGCCGCCTCCTCCAAGTCTCACGGTGTCTACCAGAGGCAGCACAAtctgaaacgcaaaaatgaaGAGGTCGACAGCAGCGACAGCGTCCAGATTCTGGAAGAGCTCTCTGCCCCCGCGCTCTCCCACCGGGTCGGGGGCGATGGAACTACTGTCCAGTCTATTGCTCATTCCACCTCCACCACTAAGAGTAGCAACTCCCACAGCGAAGGGGACTACCAACTGGTACAGCATGAGATCCTTTGCTCCATGTCCAACAGCTATGAGGTTCTGGAGTTTCTAGGCCGGGGAACGTTTGGGCAGGTGGCCAAGTGTTGGAAGCGTGGCACTAATGAGATTGTGGCAATTAAGATCCTGAAAAACCATCCATCGTACGCCCGCCAGGGGCAAATCGAG GTGAGCATCCTGAGCCTGCTAAGCACGGAGAATGCAGACGAGTTCAATTTTGTGCGGTCGCTTGAGTGCTTCCAACACAAGAACCACACTTGTCTGGTGTTTGAGATGCTGGAGCAGAACCTCTACGACTTCTTGAAGCAAAGCAAGTTCAGTCCGCTGCCTCTGAAGTCCATCCGGCCcgtgctgcagcaggtggccacTGCTCTCACTAAGCTGAAGAGCCTGGGCCTCATCCATGCTGACCTCAAGCCTGAGAACATCATGCTGGTGGACCCCGTCCGCCAGCCCTTCCGTGTCAAGGTCATCGATTTTGGCTCCGCCAGTTACGTCTCAAAGGCAGTTTGCTCCACCTACCTTCAGTCGCGCTATTACCG GGCCCCTGAGATCATCCTAGGGCTTCCTTTCTGTGAGGCCATCGACATGTGGTCCCTGGGGTGCGTTATAGCTGAGCTCTTCCTCGGATGGCCGTTGTACCCCGGAGCTTCCGAATATGACCAG ATTCGTTACATCTCCCAGACCCAAGGGTTGCCGGCTGAGTACCTTCTGAGTGCAGGAACCAAAACCAGCCGCTTCTTCAACAGAGGCCCTGATTCCAGCTACCCCCTCTGGAGACTGAAA ACACCTGCAGAACATGAGGCAGAAATGGGCATAAAGTCGAAGGAGGCTCGCAAATACATCTTTAACTGCCTAGACGACATGATGCAG GTGAACATGACCAATCTGGAAGGGACTGACATGCTGGCAGAGAAGGCTGATAGGAGGGAATTTATTGACCTGCTGAAGAAGATGCTGACCCTGGATGCAGACAAACGAATCACCCCCATGAAGACCCTGAGCCACTCCTTCGTCACCATGACCCACTTGCTCCATTTTCCACACAGCTCACA TGTGAAGTCCTGTTTCCAGAACATGGAGATATGTAAGCGCCGGTGCACTGCCTTTGACAACGGGAAGAACCTCTTCTCTAGCAACAGCACGCCTGGGGCAGCCACTAACCTCACAGTTACCTTCAGCAGTCAGCTCAACCAGCACAATCAG CAGGCCACCATCAACATCCCAGGCTTCACCCAGCAGAGTGTCCCGCTGCCAGCCCGGCCTCCCCAGCTGTGTGCCCAACCCGAGCCCTTCCAGCAGACGCTCATCGTGTGCCCTCCTACCATCCAAG GGCTGCAGTCCTCCAGTAAGCACTCCAGTTTTCCGGTGAGGATGGACAACACTGTGCCTATGGTCGCCCAGAACCAATCCAGCCAACCTCTACAGATTCAGCCAGGCATGCTCGCACAG GGCTCCTGCACCCCATTGATGGTGGCCACACTCCACCCCCATATGGCAGCAGTGGCTCCCCAGTACTCGGTCCCCCTGGCGCTGGGCTGTGGGGCCGGAAGGCCTGCCCTCTTGGAGCAGACTGCCACCATGCTG CAGGCATGGCCGGCTGGCACTCAGCAGATACTCATCCCGTCCACCTGGCAGCAGATGCCCGGTGTGGCCCTCCACAATCCCTCGCAGTCAGTCATCACTGACTCGCCACTAGGGGCGCTGCTCTCCGACAGCTCCACCCAGCAAGTCCCCAACTGGAG GGGCTGTCACGGCGGGCAGCACAACAGCGTCCCACAGCACACCTCCATTCTGGGTGGTCACCTGGGCTCCTCTCAGTCTCTCAACATGGGCGCAAGCAATGCAAGGACACAGCAAGGCGGGCAGCTGGGGCCCAGGGCCAGAGTGCGGCACTCTGACAGCAGAATAAG GCCGAAGtctctgctgcagcccagtgccCATGTCGTGCAGAACAGCCCGCTACTGAACTCGCCAGCTTACAACGCCGTCCTCTCTCAGCCAATCATCATCTCCGACACTCCGAGCCCTGCCGTCAGCATCATCACAATCCACAGTGACACGGAGGATGAGGACGATCGGAAGTTTCCCACAGTCAG CTGTGGGGCCCCCCAACGGTCCAACGTTATCAGCTGCGTAACCGTCCATGACTCCCAGGACTCGGACTcctccaccagcagcccgctcAGCCCCAGGCACCTGCCCAGCTTCGTGGAGACGTCCAACCCCTTGCCTCGCTCCCTGGCCATCATGGTGCCCCCCGTTAAGGCCCAGCCTGGAGAGAATGCTGTGTCAG GACAGCCTCTAAATGCCTGCAGTAAGCTGAAAAAGGGGGCCGTTCATCAGCCTTGCGGTGCTGGGATCTCGAGCACCAGTCGGCACCACCAGGCCATCGCCAGCCGCTCCCAGCCGCTCAACCTGACTCAG GTTCAACCATCTGCCATAACATCTCAAGACAGGACGGCTGGTGGGTCCCTGCGCCGGCAGCCCGCCTACCATGCTGCTGCCTCCTCCCATTCCTCTTTCAGCCTGCAGGAGGCGCCCATTTTCAGCTCGGCTCCCAGCTTCTACGCTTACCCCGCTTCTGCAGCCTTGGCTTCCGTCTCCCAGGCAGTGGATCAGCTGCACAACTCGTCCGCCGccgcctcttcctcctcttcctccggcCGTCATGTTGGCGGCTCATACTCCTCCTCTTACAGCCTCCTGCCGAAGAACGGAGCAGTGGCCCGGGCTCAGTACCAGCACCAGTTTCCGGGCCAGCCCTATGCCCGCTCGGCTGCTGGCCAGGCCGGCTACCAGCTGGGTCACCGCAAGCTGGACAGACAGTACCTTTACCTATGA